The proteins below are encoded in one region of Nocardioides marmorisolisilvae:
- a CDS encoding SDR family oxidoreductase produces the protein MILDLFRVDGKVAVVTGAGRGIGAATAVALAQAGADVVISARHSTQLAEVAKEVEKAGRSAHVVKADLSDLDAAAGLAQAAVDAFGRLDIVVNNVGGTIPNALMDTDPAYLEEAFHFNVSTAHALTRAAVPHLLEAGGGSIVNISSVVGRVAGRGYLAYGTAKAALAHYTRLAAMDLSPTIRVNAIAVGSVLTSALEYVASDEAVMGEMTETTPLRRVGHTDDIAAAVLYLASPAGSFLTGKVLEADGGLQVPNLDLKLPDLTTGASA, from the coding sequence ATGATCCTCGACCTCTTCAGGGTGGACGGCAAGGTCGCCGTCGTCACCGGGGCCGGACGCGGCATCGGTGCCGCGACCGCGGTCGCCCTCGCCCAGGCCGGCGCCGACGTCGTCATCTCCGCCCGGCACTCCACGCAGCTCGCCGAGGTCGCGAAGGAGGTGGAGAAGGCGGGCCGCAGTGCCCACGTGGTCAAGGCCGACCTGAGCGACCTCGATGCTGCAGCCGGGCTCGCCCAGGCCGCGGTCGACGCGTTCGGACGGCTCGACATCGTGGTGAACAACGTCGGCGGGACGATCCCGAACGCACTGATGGACACCGACCCGGCGTACCTCGAGGAGGCGTTCCACTTCAACGTCAGCACGGCGCACGCGTTGACCCGGGCCGCCGTACCCCACCTGCTCGAGGCCGGGGGCGGCTCGATCGTCAACATCAGCTCGGTGGTCGGTCGGGTCGCCGGGCGCGGCTACCTCGCCTACGGGACCGCCAAGGCAGCGCTGGCGCACTACACGCGGCTGGCCGCGATGGACCTCAGCCCGACGATACGGGTCAACGCGATCGCGGTCGGATCGGTGCTGACCAGCGCGCTGGAGTACGTCGCCTCCGACGAGGCGGTGATGGGCGAGATGACCGAGACCACCCCGCTGCGCCGGGTCGGTCACACCGACGACATCGCCGCCGCGGTGCTCTACCTCGCCAGCCCGGCCGGGTCGTTCCTGACCGGCAAGGTGCTCGAGGCCGACGGTGGCCTGCAGGTGCCCAACCTCGACCTGAAGCTCCCCGATCTCACCACCGGGGCCTCGGCATGA
- a CDS encoding NAD(P)H-dependent amine dehydrogenase family protein yields the protein MTAPVRRVVAWSTGTVGRHAIAGIDARPDLELVGVWVSTPEKVGQDAGRLAGLDRDLGVLATDDKEALFALQPDCIVHTAMVDDRIFEALDDLIEMVERGINVVSSGPVLMCFPEKLGLDAYVDRVNSAGAATGASLHVNGIDPGWANDVLPLSASSLAQRIDEIRVSEIADYSTYYQPVVMREIYGFGEPMEHVAMLWQPGILTTAWGPVVRQLAAGLDLELDPDLVEEVERVPAERDTHTVSVDIAAGTMGAVRFQVKGTVAGVPRIVLDHVTRTDPAQMPDWPQPSGGDGCYRVELTGEPMMRFDFSHHGEHGDHNVSGMIVTAMRLVNAVHAVCDASPGLVAAKDLPLITGRGLVAR from the coding sequence ATGACCGCGCCGGTCAGGCGGGTGGTCGCCTGGTCGACCGGCACTGTCGGTCGGCACGCCATCGCGGGCATCGATGCGCGTCCGGACCTCGAGCTCGTCGGCGTCTGGGTGTCCACCCCCGAGAAGGTGGGCCAGGACGCCGGTCGGCTGGCGGGCCTGGATCGTGACCTCGGCGTGCTGGCCACCGACGACAAGGAGGCGCTGTTCGCGCTGCAGCCCGACTGCATCGTGCACACCGCGATGGTCGACGACCGGATCTTCGAGGCACTCGACGACCTGATCGAGATGGTCGAGCGCGGCATCAACGTGGTCTCCAGCGGCCCGGTGCTGATGTGCTTCCCCGAGAAGCTCGGCCTCGACGCGTACGTCGATCGCGTCAACTCCGCCGGCGCCGCCACCGGGGCCAGCCTGCACGTGAACGGCATCGACCCCGGCTGGGCCAACGACGTCCTGCCGCTGAGCGCCTCCAGCCTGGCGCAGCGGATCGACGAGATCCGGGTCAGCGAGATCGCCGACTACTCGACGTACTACCAGCCGGTGGTGATGCGGGAGATCTACGGCTTCGGGGAGCCGATGGAGCACGTTGCGATGCTGTGGCAGCCAGGCATCCTGACCACCGCGTGGGGCCCCGTCGTACGACAGCTCGCGGCCGGGCTCGATCTGGAGCTGGATCCCGACCTCGTCGAAGAGGTCGAGCGGGTCCCGGCCGAGCGGGACACGCACACGGTCAGCGTGGACATCGCCGCGGGCACGATGGGCGCGGTGCGGTTCCAGGTGAAGGGCACCGTCGCCGGCGTACCGCGCATCGTCTTGGACCATGTCACCCGGACCGATCCGGCGCAGATGCCGGACTGGCCCCAGCCGAGTGGCGGCGACGGCTGCTACCGCGTGGAGCTCACCGGCGAGCCGATGATGCGCTTCGACTTCAGCCACCACGGCGAGCACGGCGACCACAACGTCAGCGGGATGATCGTCACGGCCATGCGGCTGGTCAACGCCGTGCACGCCGTGTGTGACGCATCTCCCGGCCTGGTTGCGGCCAAGGACCTCCCGTTGATCACCGGACGTGGTTTGGTAGCGAGGTGA
- a CDS encoding thiamine ABC transporter substrate-binding protein gives MRSSRPFHVLAGLLALGVATTGLAGCGSSSGSTDSHTIVVATHDSWAMPKQVIADFEKQSGYTVKIEEQGDAGELTNKLVLTKDSPIADAVYGIDNTFASRAVDAGVLDPYTPKSLPASAKRYLLPGSGAHDLTPVDYGDVCVNVDDVWFRQHHLAEPRTLDDLTKPAYKNLFVTPAATTSSPGLAFLAATIAAKGDHWQSYWKALLANGTKIDSGWDQAWNADYTAGGGKGTRPIVLSYSSSPPDTIPKGATRPTTSALLDTCFRQVEYAGVVRGADNPRGARAFVDFMLSRPAQRSMPESMYVYPVDKSVPLPAQWAKWATVSPKPWVISPSEITQKRAQWLREWRDLVSG, from the coding sequence ATGCGGTCATCCCGCCCTTTCCATGTCCTCGCAGGTCTGCTCGCGCTGGGGGTGGCCACAACGGGCCTCGCGGGTTGTGGCAGCAGCAGCGGGAGCACCGATAGCCACACGATCGTGGTCGCCACCCACGACTCGTGGGCGATGCCGAAGCAGGTGATCGCCGACTTCGAGAAGCAGAGCGGCTACACCGTCAAGATCGAGGAGCAGGGCGACGCCGGCGAGCTCACCAACAAGCTGGTGCTGACCAAGGACAGCCCGATCGCCGACGCGGTCTACGGCATCGACAACACCTTCGCCAGCCGGGCCGTCGACGCCGGCGTGCTCGACCCGTACACGCCGAAGTCCCTGCCGGCCTCGGCGAAGCGGTACCTGCTGCCCGGCAGCGGCGCCCACGACCTCACCCCGGTGGACTACGGCGACGTGTGTGTCAACGTCGACGACGTGTGGTTCCGTCAGCACCACCTCGCCGAGCCGAGGACGTTGGACGACCTCACGAAGCCGGCATACAAGAACCTGTTCGTGACCCCCGCCGCCACCACGTCCTCCCCCGGGCTGGCGTTCCTGGCGGCCACCATCGCCGCCAAGGGCGACCACTGGCAGTCCTACTGGAAGGCGCTGCTCGCCAACGGCACCAAGATCGACTCCGGCTGGGACCAGGCCTGGAACGCCGACTACACCGCCGGTGGCGGCAAGGGGACCCGGCCGATCGTGCTGTCCTACTCGTCGTCGCCGCCCGACACGATCCCGAAGGGCGCGACCAGGCCGACCACCAGCGCGCTGCTGGACACCTGCTTCCGTCAGGTGGAGTACGCCGGCGTCGTGCGCGGCGCGGACAACCCTCGGGGCGCGCGGGCGTTCGTGGACTTCATGCTGAGCCGGCCGGCGCAGCGCTCGATGCCCGAGAGCATGTATGTCTACCCCGTGGACAAGTCCGTGCCGCTGCCCGCGCAGTGGGCGAAGTGGGCGACTGTCTCGCCGAAGCCGTGGGTGATCTCGCCGAGCGAGATCACCCAGAAGCGGGCCCAGTGGCTGCGGGAGTGGCGCGACCTCGTCAGCGGATGA
- a CDS encoding ABC transporter permease — protein MISVLRTRWPLLLAAGVPLAALLVFFALPVGGMVQRGFWPDGRFDPAGVADVLGRARTLRVLWFTIWSAGIATAVAVLLGLPTAFCLHRLRFTGQGLVRALVMVPFVLPTVVVGVAFTQVFGIGGPLAGLHLDGSAAAIVAAMVFFNVSVVVRTVGSFWQAIDPRREQAAAALGASPRQVFLTVTVPSLLPAVVAAASVVFLFCATAFGVVLTMGGLRYSNVETEIYLLTTQELDLPSAAALSLLQLVLIVVLLGIVGRARRTPVERSSSPARRPGARDWPVLITAAAVVGFLLLPIVTLVEASLRVGGQWSLGNYRALGSTGSHHALLVPAVQALGTSLGIAVEACALALVLGLLVSYVVSRRPAGRVGRRLVAAFDGAFMLPLGVSAVTVGFGFLITLDRPPLDLRTSTVLIPIAQAMVALPLVVRTVAPVLSSIDDRQRQAAASLGAGPLRVFGTVDLPTAWRSVLAAAGFAFAVSLGEFGATSFLARSDDPTLPVVIYELLSRPGVMNFGMAMAASVVLAAATAGVMLLVERLRVSSLGAF, from the coding sequence GTGATCAGCGTGCTGCGGACACGGTGGCCGCTGCTGCTCGCGGCAGGGGTCCCGCTCGCGGCACTGCTGGTCTTCTTCGCCCTGCCCGTGGGTGGAATGGTGCAGCGCGGGTTCTGGCCCGACGGCCGCTTCGACCCGGCGGGCGTTGCCGACGTGCTCGGCCGCGCCCGGACCCTGCGGGTGCTGTGGTTCACGATCTGGTCGGCAGGGATCGCCACCGCGGTCGCCGTCCTGCTCGGGCTGCCGACCGCGTTCTGCCTGCACCGGCTCCGGTTCACCGGGCAGGGGCTGGTCCGGGCGCTGGTGATGGTGCCGTTCGTGCTGCCGACCGTGGTGGTGGGCGTCGCGTTCACGCAGGTGTTCGGCATCGGTGGACCACTGGCCGGCCTGCACCTGGACGGCTCCGCGGCCGCGATCGTGGCGGCCATGGTGTTCTTCAACGTGAGCGTGGTGGTGCGCACCGTGGGCTCCTTCTGGCAGGCGATCGACCCGCGTCGCGAGCAGGCCGCCGCCGCCCTGGGCGCTTCGCCCCGGCAGGTGTTCCTCACCGTCACGGTGCCGTCCCTGCTTCCGGCGGTGGTCGCCGCGGCCAGCGTGGTGTTCCTCTTCTGCGCCACGGCGTTCGGGGTCGTGCTGACCATGGGAGGGCTGCGCTACTCCAACGTCGAGACCGAGATCTACCTGCTTACCACCCAGGAGCTCGACCTGCCGTCCGCCGCCGCGCTGTCCCTGCTCCAGCTCGTCCTGATCGTGGTGCTCCTCGGGATCGTCGGCCGGGCACGTCGTACGCCGGTGGAGCGCAGCTCCAGCCCGGCCCGTCGTCCCGGCGCGCGTGACTGGCCGGTGCTGATCACGGCAGCCGCAGTCGTCGGCTTCCTGCTGCTGCCGATCGTGACCCTGGTCGAGGCCTCGCTGCGGGTCGGCGGCCAGTGGTCGCTGGGCAACTACCGTGCGCTCGGCAGCACCGGCAGCCACCACGCGCTGCTGGTGCCCGCCGTGCAGGCGCTGGGCACCTCCCTGGGGATCGCGGTGGAGGCATGCGCGCTCGCCCTCGTGCTCGGCCTGCTCGTCTCGTACGTCGTCTCGCGGCGGCCGGCCGGCCGGGTGGGCCGACGGCTGGTGGCGGCCTTCGACGGAGCCTTCATGCTGCCTCTGGGCGTCTCCGCGGTGACCGTGGGCTTCGGCTTCCTGATCACCCTGGACCGGCCGCCCCTGGACCTGCGCACATCGACCGTGCTGATCCCGATCGCGCAGGCGATGGTGGCGCTGCCCCTGGTGGTCCGCACCGTCGCCCCGGTGCTGTCCTCGATCGACGACCGGCAGCGCCAGGCCGCCGCGTCGCTCGGCGCCGGCCCGCTGCGCGTGTTCGGCACCGTCGACCTCCCCACGGCGTGGCGGTCGGTGCTGGCCGCGGCCGGGTTCGCCTTCGCGGTCTCGCTGGGGGAGTTCGGCGCGACGAGCTTCCTGGCCCGCAGCGACGACCCGACCCTGCCGGTGGTGATCTACGAGCTGCTCAGTCGCCCCGGCGTGATGAACTTCGGCATGGCCATGGCAGCTTCCGTCGTCCTCGCCGCGGCGACCGCGGGCGTGATGCTGTTGGTCGAGCGGCTGCGGGTCTCCTCGCTCGGGGCCTTCTGA
- a CDS encoding MBL fold metallo-hydrolase translates to MTNTEDQPYQSTGSGAWTEPGAYEVAPGVHRIPLPLPMDALRAVNVYVMETSSGLVLVDGGWAVPESRTLFEESLKELGYTIRDIRRFLVTHLHRDHYTQAYVVGQEVGAGVSLGIGDKPSMDLMHDKDLHRDPNLDRLQLAGALELAQGWRSMMPADRPPMDDYGMPGEWLDRDLVIDLGERQLDAVATPGHTQGHYVFADHEAGLLFAGDHVLPTITPSIGFEPKWVDQPLRDFLDSLAKVRAMPDLTLLPAHGPTGMSSHTRIDELVAHHDHRLELCRAAVADGARTAWEVTGELPWTRRNRRREELGPFDAVMAAFETLAHLELLALQGTLARTESDGTARFSLPAPA, encoded by the coding sequence GTGACGAACACGGAGGACCAGCCCTACCAGTCCACCGGCTCGGGCGCCTGGACCGAGCCCGGGGCGTACGAGGTCGCGCCGGGCGTGCACCGGATCCCGCTGCCGCTGCCGATGGACGCGCTGCGTGCGGTCAACGTCTACGTGATGGAGACGTCGTCCGGGCTCGTGCTCGTCGACGGTGGCTGGGCCGTGCCCGAGTCGCGCACGCTGTTCGAGGAATCCTTGAAGGAGCTCGGCTACACCATCCGCGACATCCGCCGGTTCCTGGTGACCCACCTGCACCGCGACCACTACACCCAGGCGTACGTCGTCGGGCAGGAGGTCGGCGCAGGAGTCAGCCTGGGCATCGGCGACAAGCCGTCGATGGATCTGATGCACGACAAGGACCTGCACCGCGACCCCAACCTCGACCGGCTGCAGCTCGCCGGAGCGCTCGAGCTGGCCCAGGGGTGGCGGTCGATGATGCCCGCCGACCGGCCGCCGATGGACGACTACGGCATGCCCGGGGAGTGGCTCGACCGCGACCTCGTCATCGATCTCGGTGAGCGGCAGCTCGACGCGGTCGCCACGCCGGGTCACACCCAGGGGCACTACGTCTTCGCCGACCACGAGGCCGGGCTGCTCTTCGCAGGTGACCACGTGCTGCCGACGATCACGCCCTCCATCGGGTTCGAGCCCAAGTGGGTCGACCAACCATTGCGGGACTTCCTCGACTCGCTGGCCAAGGTGCGGGCGATGCCCGACCTGACCCTGCTCCCGGCGCACGGCCCGACCGGGATGAGCTCGCACACCCGGATCGACGAGCTGGTGGCGCACCACGACCACCGGCTCGAGCTGTGCCGTGCCGCGGTGGCCGATGGCGCCCGAACGGCGTGGGAGGTCACCGGCGAGCTGCCCTGGACCCGCCGCAATCGCCGACGCGAGGAGCTCGGTCCCTTCGACGCGGTGATGGCCGCCTTCGAGACGCTCGCGCACCTCGAGCTGCTCGCGCTGCAGGGCACCCTCGCCCGCACCGAGTCCGACGGCACCGCACGGTTCTCGCTCCCCGCTCCGGCCTGA